AGTATTCAATGGTGGATTATCATTACTAGAAACTGTAAAAGATAATATGCTCACTATAACCAGTTATTGATGACGAACTCCCTAcgtaaattaaaatttagtttttagtaattaaaatttaattagaaTAGAAAATTTGTAAcgatttttatatacaaaaatacgATAAGCAAAATAACCTTTCTCGTTGAAAAATACTGGTATGCTAGATCTTTGATCACCCCAGATAAGTATTGGTCACTTCTAATTCTTGTGAAGGCAACATTTTAACTTCATCGTTTAATCTCTTGTTTTGGTGAATTTCGCTAACTGAACGTTTACccattttttctataaaataaaacaaaaaacaagatCTTGTTAAGTGATGTATGACagacaatatatataaagaatgcgGAGATACAAGCTACAGATACAACTTTTCATGACAAACCAGTTATCATTTTGTTACAGTTTTTGGTGATGaagatttaatatttatctaacAGTTGCATCTTTTCACAATTAAGTTTATTCAGTTATatcatactccctccgtttcagtATGTAAGTAGTTTTGTATAAAAGCGCGGTTATTAAGAAAATTTGATATTTCCTAAAGCagcaattaatttttgtttttgtttattgcACATAATCATTTTGTCTTCAACAATTAATTAGAGAGAGATTGTtgttattaatgaaattattaaaagaaaattgagaGTAATACCAACAATCTCACACGATGGGATGGAGttgtttagaaaattttaacATCATTTTGGAGCCAAATTTTTTGTATAactaatttaaactaaaaaatcaaaattttatgatgGAGCCAAAATGAAATTTTTGAACAGTTTGTAAAATGCTTATTTAAGCTTGGATCCAAGAATGGTCACTCATTCTTTCTTATGGCTTCTGATTTCGATTTAAATGTTCGACCTGAAAATTATGAGAGTgactttttgtttgatttaaatGAAATTCCATCAGAAGAAGACGAGAGCGTTAACGAATATATACCAATAAGTATTCCAGGTGTTATTTCTTGTTAGTCATTgggttattttattttcttttagaacTGTGTGTTATGATCGTAACGAATTATGTGGTGGTGCCATTATTTTCTTGATATTTAATCATTTAGATATTTTGTAAGTGaacattatttttctgaaacatAATCTTATTCTAAGAATTCATTGGTCTGTGTGATGCTCTGGTCAAAAATTGTTGGCGTAATCTTATTTCCTTTGATTCAATGTATATGTTGTTTTGCTGTCAGTCATAATTCTTCTATctatttaatcttattttttcttatcttCATTTTTAACAGGATATGATGTCGTCGTCCAAAGTCAGCCAAATTAAGAAAAACAAGGAAATTTCTGTCAAACGAAGAAAGTCACGAGATCTTCGGTGTTTTACTTGAGAAGAGTTTTGCTGGAAAGTTGGCAAAAATATAACAAGAGAAGTTTCTCATCAGTTCTCGTTGTCTATTGCAACCGTACAGAGAATTTGGAAACAAGCAAAAGCAACATCCAATAGTGGAAGGGTTAATGTATCTCATCGGAGAACGGGGAATTGTGGTCGCAAAAGAATCACAATCGAGCCAACTCAAGTTACTGCTGTTCCATTATGCAAATGGACAACTTTGATATCAATGTCTATGGCTATGGGTGTGAGTCTTACAACATTGTTTAGACGCAAGAAAGAAAGGCTTATTCGACGTCATACGAAAAGCATCAATCCTTATTTGAAGGAAGCCAATCTAACAAGCAGGTTACAATTTTGCATCTCTATGTTGGATAAAAATAGTCTACCTCATGAACCCAAGTTTGTTGATATGTACAACATGGTCCATATTGATGAGAAATGGTTTCATATGACGAAAAAGACCGAGAAATATTATCTACTTCCAATTGAAGAAGAACCACACCAGACGTGTCAAAGTAAATATTACATTGGCAAGGTGATGTTTCTAGCGGCAATGGCTCATCCGAGATTTGACGAAGAAGGCAATGAGTTATTTGATGGGAAAATTGGAATTTTTCTATTTGTTACTCTTGAGCCTAAAAGAAATAGTAAGAACAGAGATGCTGGGACGTTGGTGTTAAAAGCGTCAACGTTGGTCAAGAGAGAGGATATAAAAGCATTTTTGATTGAAAATGTTCTTCCAAATATTCAAGAAAAGTGGCCAAAGGAAGATAGAGGAAAGACTATCTTCATTCAACAAGACAACGCAAGGACACATGTTGAGTGTGGAGATCAAGATTTCCAAGAAGCGGcatcaaaaaatgattttgacaTTCATTTGATGTCTCAACCGGCAAACTCGCcggatttaaatattttagatcttGGATTTTTCAGTGCTATTCAATCCTTACAACATAAAGAATGCCCAAAAACCATAGAAGATCTTGTTGGTGCAGTAGAAGAATCTTTCAAGCAATACCCGACAGAACAGGTAAACCGTATATTTCTGACTCTTCAAACGTGTATGTGTGAGACCATGAAAATTGGAGGACTAAACAAGTACAAAATTCCGCATATGAAGAAATCTGTGTTGGAAAAAGATAGTCTTCTTCCTACGAGGATCAGTTGTGATGCAATGTTAGTTCAAAATGTGATGAACGCACTTGGATTGCTGTAaagtttttttctgtttttttttgttgtcaaaTGGTTTATTTATGATGCTATGATAATCTTTTTTACTCTTCTTATCATATCACATACTTTTATTATTTCAGAAAATCAATTACCATAAATGATCAAAACAAGGAAAACTATTTAAACACACATAGAATAaaaacaagattaaaaaaactTAGGACAATTAATCTTCAATATAGTTAATATAATGTCTTCAATTTCTCTGTCGGGATGAAGCTTTCCAATATCATAATGCATCTTGTTTAAGTCAAAAGGCCTAGTGAACATCTGCAACTTTGATTgtgttttattgatttttttaatattttctgtttctttttcttttttcttttgatcttcATTTTGATCCATAAttttatgaagaagaaaaaagttgaAGAAAACAAACAGAAAGAGAGAACTAAAGGAGTAGACAACACTTACATTAGTATTTATACTGAACGTAATAgtaatagatttttttggtaACTAATTAATGTTAGTCAACTAACCTTGTAAATTGTGTTTAATAACATTGGAAACTAACGGCAATATGTTTAAGTTTTTAGGggaatttttaaattattttattgcCTTGGGTTTTGAGAAcatcttatattatgaaacaagTCTTTTTTCCTTAAACTACTTAGAtattgaaacagagggagtacataACAAAGCTACTTTTCCTGGCCTGACCGTGACCCAATATATGAGTCTATTTTTCCTTGGTGACCCACATGCATATTTCTGATTGAGTTTTACCAACAAACCTCTTGTTCTATAATCCAAACCAATTCGTTGAACGGTAATTATAATacttaatcaaataaaaatgtaacaaaaaactGATCGTAATTATAATCTATGATTTTTTAATACTTGCACATATATACTCCATAGAacaatttttattggttttccATTATAGAAAAACAAACGGAAAACTATATTATGGTCTTATAAGGACCCTAGTCTTGTAttcataagaataaaataaaataaataaatgaaaggcTGGTGCATCCGTGCATGGTATGAGACAAAAGTCAAAAAAGTGGAGGCTGATTAAAACAAAATGAGAACTGAATCATAATGAGAGAACCgattgttttgaaatatttgacACAAATAACTGGAACATTAGATGTTTAAATGAATACACTGATTAACATTCTTATATCATATAATGATTTAATGTTAAAAATCCATTGGTGTCAACATGATTTTACATAATAGTGAGTCTAAGCAATGTTAGACACAACATAGGTGAGAATTTTTCTGCTCATGAAACATTCCGGTGCATTTTACGGATTTATACAACTTTAGCGATCACCTAACCCAATTGCGGTTAATGTGTTGGTGAAATTTCAGTTGTATCAAACAGTTAATATGAGCAAATATTATCAGTTTAATAGATTGATGGCGGTGGTGATGTGGGAGTGGTGAAAGTGGGGAAGATGAAACTTGGCCCGCAGATGTTACAAATCGTGCAACATCTATCTCGTATAACCATGGCCTATTCTCTAGTAACTTTAATATGATCAACTAATACTTTGGTGATTTATTAGAATGTTTGTTAAATCTTTGTTATACATCATAAAAAATGATGTATCTAAAGCATCATCAATAATTAACTCTACCGGCTACCTTAGaaataattaaagttttatttattaaaaacaaataaaaattgagTTTACAgatatttactaatattttcacTTATTAAGCTTAATGATCCTATTATATCTTGTTGAGGACATATATCATTACAAGtgtgtaatttatatttaaataatatatattattgcataatattttgaaaaacaatagTAAATAGGTATTATTGAGTGATTATTAAATAGAACAACATAATGAATCTAAATAAAGTATGCAGCAATTTTGTAATTCACACGTTAATATGTGTGTGTTGTattttacaaatgttatgttaccatttattacatttaaaatgTACTTTGATTATGGAACACAATAACGACATAAATGACACGAATTGTTTATTTGTAGCCAACAAATTAAACAGTTTTCACAAAACTTATGACCACATGGTATACATAAAatactttgatattttatatatgattctACACAAATCATACTTGTGGTATTtttccatgtcttcatcatttTCAACTCCAACAAACATCTCTTTCTTCAGGGAGTAAATAGAATCTTCAGATGCAGATCTTTGGACTGAACGTGCAATGTCAAAAGACTCTTGAATAGCTTGTTCTTCTGTCATAGTAGCCACAAATTCTAGAATGTGTATTGATAAATACAATGTAACATTCTTCAAGATTGAGTAATTTGGGAATAATGTAATTTCTTCAGTTACAGTTACAAGACTGCTTAATATCCTACTAGCATCAATTATTTCAACCCCCTCATTCAACAATGAGACATAAAAGTATGCTTTGTCAGTAGAAGCATCTTCATATATAAAGTCACCATGtttaaactgaaaattatttCATAGATGGTGCTGTAGAGAAAATTTTGTAAAGCTTGGATTGTAAGATTATCAAaccactttttttttcattttctgatACACCATAAGTAATCTCAAATGTGGTAACTGATTGATTCATATTGTGATTACGAGTGTACTTGagaaaaatactaaaacaaagttttgtttaaaaaatattttattaaaaattagacAAAAATCGTTTTATTAGAAGtgtaaatcattttaaaaattcatgcaGGCAAAATAGGCATACAAATAACATAGACAAACAATAGCGACAAGAAAAGGCGAGAGTATTTAAACTTTTCCACACTCAATATTTTTAAGATTGATTTAAGGATTAGTGAAGAATTTTGTAAGAAGAAGAATTATTTCATATCATTTAATGCCAGAGCTTTTAGCGGTGGAAACAAATGAGTTTGTGGAGAAGACGACAAGTAGCGGATGGATTTATTTGAGGACAATAAGAAGATGATGTTGGAGCCATGAAAAAGCAcggtttatataatttttaaaatgtgtttTGTTAAGGGTGCTaattaagtaataaaaatttcaaaatagcgGTTACAGAAAATTTATCTTGAGAACTTGTTTTTAGCAGTTAACtttatgatttaataattaacataattatgatcgacaaagaatattaaaaaaatgtattttgtcTCTAATAAATATGCAACagaaattagaaaataataaataatatggaAAGCattaaatagattttatataaattattaatttaagttTCTACAAAATTAGAGTTGGTTTCAccagttaaaattttaatactttaGTTCACCAAACGAAACTATATGTCACTTGATGAAGAGACATGTCTCTTAACTTGTACCGTTGTTTCTCATCACAATAACGTTCTTCCATCTATAAGTACATCCGTATATTACCTAACTCCTCTACTTTCTGTATAACCAACTCATGAAATCCTCTCGAGTAAATACAAATCATCAACAGTTTGGAAATggattttaatttaggtacatTACCCTTCTTATTTTAG
The Raphanus sativus cultivar WK10039 chromosome 1, ASM80110v3, whole genome shotgun sequence DNA segment above includes these coding regions:
- the LOC130497082 gene encoding uncharacterized protein LOC130497082 encodes the protein MSMAMGVSLTTLFRRKKERLIRRHTKSINPYLKEANLTSRLQFCISMLDKNSLPHEPKFVDMYNMVHIDEKWFHMTKKTEKYYLLPIEEEPHQTCQSKYYIGKVMFLAAMAHPRFDEEGNELFDGKIGIFLFVTLEPKRNSKNRDAGTLVLKASTLVKREDIKAFLIENVLPNIQEKWPKEDRGKTIFIQQDNARTHVECGDQDFQEAASKNDFDIHLMSQPANSPDLNILDLGFFSAIQSLQHKECPKTIEDLVGAVEESFKQYPTEQVNRIFLTLQTCMCETMKIGGLNKYKIPHMKKSVLEKDSLLPTRISCDAMLVQNVMNALGLL